The Radiobacillus deserti genomic interval AGTCTGTATATTGGTACGATATTTCTCCCAATCAGAATATTTCAGTTTTTCCCTAAAGGCTACTAAAAACTCCGTTCTGGTCATCTTCAATTCATGCTGGAGCAAAATTTCAGCAACTTTCGGTTCGCGATTATGTTGTTCTAAAAAAGAAGAAGCCCATTGGAGGGCTTCATAAATGGTCTTTTCGTTTCTCATATTACTCACCGATCTGTTCCAATTTTTTCGTTTGTTCTTCTATCAGTAACGCGTCAATGACTTCTCCGATTTTCCCTTCCAATATTTGATCAAGCTTTTGGATGGTTAAGCCAATTCGGTGATCTGTAACTCGGTTTTGAGGGAAATTGTATGTGCGGATTCGCTCCGAGCGATCTCCAGTACCTACTGCCGTTTTTCTCGTTTCATCATATTCCGCTTGTGCTTCTTGTTGGAACTTATCATAAATACGTGCACGTAGTACTTTCATTGCTTTTTCTTTGTTTTTAATTTGTGATTTCTCATCTTGAATCGACACCACAATTCCTGTTGGCATGTGGGTCAAACGTACAGCAGACATCGTTGTATTTACACTTTGACCCCCTGGTCCACTTGATGCAAATGTATCTACTCGAATATCTTTTTCATGAATGTCTATTTCAACCTCTTCCGCTTCTGGCATTACAACAACAGTAGCGGTGGAGGTGTGAATTCTTCCACCAGACTCCGTTTCCGGCACACGTTGGACACGATGGGCTCCATTTTCATATTTCAGTTTGGAATATGCTCCTTGGCCATTGATCATAAAGATAATTTCTTTATACCCACCTACACCAGTCGTATTAGCTTCCATAACATCTATTTTCCAGCCTTGTGTCTCCGCATAACGTGAGTACATTCTAAATAAATCCCCAGCAAATAAGGCCGCCTCATCTCCACCAGCAGCCCCGCGGATTTCCATAATAACGTTCTTATCATCATTAGGGTCTTTGGGAAGAAGAAGAACCTTCAGGCGTTCCTCTAACTCTTCCTTCTGTTCCGAGAGCTCTCCAATCTCCATCTTCACCATTTCATACATATCATCATCTAAATTATCTTCTAGCATTACCTTGGCATCGTCTAGTTCGGATGTCGTCGTTTTATATTCGCGGTATGCTTGCACGACTTCTTGTAAGTCTGATTGTTCTTTCGAATATTCTCTTAGTTTTTTCGTATCATTAATGACTTCTGGATCACTTAGGAGCTCATTTAGCTTCTCATAGCGATCTTCCAGTGATTGTAGTTGATCAATCACGACTTCCACCTCTTTCTCCTTAACAGTCTAATTATAGTACAGGAGAAAAACCCCGTCAAAAAGCTAGGTACCGCTTCTCACTATTATCCTATTCTGTTATGACCCGAATGTTGTATCGTTGTATTTCTGCTTCAATCGCACTTTTAATATTTTCTATCCATGCTTGCTTTTCTTGTTCATCCAGATCCTCGTCAATGCTTACCGTTACAATCGCATCTGATTCCTGAAAAGCAACCTGCTTCACATGTACTCTAGGCATTCGCTCTGCTGCTTTTATAATAAGAGCCTTGTCTTTTTCCTTATCCCACGTATCTCCCGTTTCATCTATTTTACGTGGTGCAGGGTTATTAATTTGGAGATAACCTGGATCTGTTGTTTCTGCTTGATCCGTCAATAGCGAAGTAGAATTAGGAGCTGGTTCAGTTTGGGCACAGCCTGTTGTACCGATGAAGAGCACGGCTGCACTCAACACGATTCTTAACATATGTATCCTCCTAGCCAGTTTTTTCTTATTGTTTCCAGATAGGCGGAAATTATGAAAATAAATAGAATAACCTGCACGTGAGATTTACGTACAGGTTACTCTTTCCTACTATTTCAAAGCATTTGCTGTTTGAATGGTTAATTGCCTGGGTTTATTTGGAACCTCATGATGGTGACGACATCTAGGCTCATACGATTCAGATGCACCTACTAAAATAATTGGATCGTCATAGGATGCAGGTTTTCCATTAATTAATCGCTGTGTTCTACTTGCAGGTGACCCACATACTGGGCAAATAGCATTTAACTTCGTTACCGATTCACTTAAAGCCATTAATTTTGGCATTGGACCAAACGGTTCTCCACGGAAATCTGAATCTAATCCTGCCGCTATAACGCGATAACCGGAGTCCGCTAATTGATCAACAATATTCACAATCTTTTCATCAAAAAATTGCACTTCATCGATTCCAATTACATCAATTGTTTCATCAATGTGTTCCAAAATCTCTTCTGATGAATGGACCGGTACCGCTAGGATTGCATTCCCATTGTGAGATACAACAGACTCTTCCGAATAACGGCTATCAATCGCTGGCTTGAATACTTTTACTGATAATTTTCCGTATGTAGCACGGCGGATGCGACGAATCAACTCCTCAGATTTTCCCGAGAACATACTTCCACAAATAATTTCTACCCATCCACTTTGTTTCATAACATACACGTTTGGGCCTCTCCCTTCATTCGTACAAGCTTTATCTTTTTTACGGGGATCCCCCTCGTTTAGTAAAGAGTACTTGGCAAAGCCAAGTCTTATCTATTTTCTTACCCCTGACCTCAGCGGCGAAATATCTCTCACGCCGGAAGGGCATTCTTCTAATAGAAGAAAAAAATAACTATCTCTACTCTATACTTTTCACCCTCTATTTTCTACCTGTTTCTACATATTTTTTATAGAAATAACTGGTTTTTGAGCGTAAAAAAACAGGCAACAGTATCGAAAAGGTTGCCTGTTTTACTATCTGTAGCAGCTGGCCATTAACCGAGTATTCCGGATAATCCAGTGATTAGCTAAGATTATATTTTTTCTTAAAGCGATCCACACGGCCACCAGCTGTATCAGCTTTTTGTTTGCCTGTGTAGAAAGGATGTGAAGCCGAACTAATTTCAACACGGATCAATGGGTAAGTGTTGCCATCTTCCCACTCGATCGTTTCTTCAGAGGTCTTAGTAGAACCACTTAGAAACTTGAAATCAGAGCTTGTATCAAGGAATACTACTTTTTTGTATTCTGGATGAATTCCTTCTCTCATTTCTTTCCACTCCTTTTGCCCTGAATCCCTAGGAAACAGAGTTATTATAGAGCTACTTTTGGTAGCTAGAGAGTACTCTCTAAAGCTTTAGGTAAACCTAAAGTTTCGCGAAGGTATTTAAACTCACATAGAGAGATTATAACAATGATAAAAAGGCTTTGCAAGGTTATTCCTTATTCTTTCAGGATTTTCTAGCTGTTCCTTTACGTTTCATTTCTTCTTCTACTTTTTGAATGAATTCTTCATTATTTTTCGTTGAACGAAGCTTCTTGAAGAAACGTTCGATGAACTCTTGAGAGTCCTGCATCGATTTACGTAACGTCCATGCCATTTCCAGATGGTCTTTCGGAAGTAAAAGTTCTTCTTTTCTCGTACCAGAGCGCAATACATCGATAGCTGGGAAGATTCGACGTTGAGCCAGATTACGATCTAGGTGTAATTCCATATTACCTGTACCCTTGAATTCTTCATAGATTACGTCATCCATACGAGAGCCTGTCTCTACTAATGCGGTTGCAAGAATCGTGAGACTTCCACCTTCCTCAATGTTACGCGCTGCACCAAAGAAACGCTTAGGACGGTGAAACGCCGCTGGGTCAATCCCTCCAGATAAGGTTCTACCACTCGGTGGAATAACTAGATTATAAGCACGCGCCAAACGCGTAATACTATCCATCAAAATAATGACGTCTTTTTTATGCTCCACCAAACGCATCGCACGTTCCAATACAAGTTCCGAAACCTTAATATGATTTTCTGGAACCTCATCAAAGGTAGAACTTACCACGTCTACGTCAGGGTGAACAGAACGTTCAATGTCGGTTACCTCTTCCGGGCGTTCATCTACTAGTAAAATGATTAATTTCGCTTCAGGATGATTGATGGAAATACTATTTGCAATTTGTTTTAAAAGCATTGTTTTTCCGGCCTTTGGTGGTGCTACGATGAGCCCACGCTGCCCATAACCAACAGGAGATAACAAATCGATAATACGTGTAGAAATGTTTTTTGTATCTGTTTCTAATCGCATTAAACGATCTGGATAGAGAGGGGTTAATGCTGGAAAGTGAACACGTTCCTTTGCAATCTCTGGATTTTCTCCGTTAACTAGGTCTACGTGTAATAGACCATAGTATCGTTCATTTTCTTTTGGAGGACGAACTTTACCAGATACCTTGTCCCCATTACGAAGATCAAAACGTCTAATTTGGGATGCAGATATGTAAATATCTTCAGCACTTGGAGAATAGTTAATCGGACGTAAGAAACCGAAGCCTTCCGATTGGATAATTTCCAAAATTCCATCCATAAATAAAAACCCGTCTTTTTCTGCTTGCGCCTTTAGAATCGCAAATATAAGTTCTTTCTTCGTTAGCTTTGCATAATAGGAAACTTTAAATTCCCTTGCCTTGGCATACAATTCCTTTAATGTAAATGTTTCCAACTGGGAAATCGTTAATTCTGCCACAAAATCACCACACCATATTAAATTTATTAGTTTTTTGCACCGTCTGGTTTTGGATGTATCACCTTTGGTCATGCTTCCGTACGAATGTCTCTAAAATTGTCCAAACGCTTGTTAAAGGTGAATGCACTTCCTGAAATGAAGTCTCTTTTGGCTTGATTCTTGATTGGGAAGTAATCTTATCTATGAAATCAGATACCAAGAAGATTTGGAAGGAAAGCATAAATGCTTGAAGTTTGTGATGTTATAACTGTTCACTAAATTTCATATAATTAAACCTACTCAATAGTACCTTTTTCACGACTATTAATCAACTGAAATTTTATAATTGTCATAATATCGCTTTAATCTACAAATTTCGGATGGCTTTCTAGTAGATAGAAATGGGTTAGAAGAATCTATTCAAGACAAGTTCTTTTTTCTCTGTTGATGAAAAGAAAAACAGGAAGTAGGATTCTTCCTGTTTTTTAAACTGTTATTTCATAACGAGATTTGGCTTTTTCTCTAAGCTATGTTCTCCGTCAATAAACCGAACCGTACCACTTTTGGCTCGCATAACGACCGTTTGGGTTAATGCTTTAGACCCTTTAAATTGAACGCCCTTCAGCAATTCCCCATCGGTAACACCTGTTGCTGCGAATATGGCATCATCGCCACCACAAAAATCATCCATATGTAGTACTTTTTCGAAATCGGTTATCCCCATTTTTGCACAACGTTCTTTTTCTTCATCTGTTTTCGGTACAAGTTTGCCTTGCATTTCGCCGCCTAAGCACTTTAAAGCGACCGCTGCAAGTACTCCTTCCGGTGCGCCTCCGATTCCGAAAAGGATGTCCACACCAGTATCATCAAAAGCCGTATTCATAGCTGCTGCTACATCGCCATCCTGAATTAAACGAATACGGGCACCAGCTGCACGGATGTCTTCAATTAATTGTTGATGACGAGGTTTGTTTAATACGACGGCAACTACATCTTCTATTTGTTTATTTTTGGCTTTTGCTACGGCACGCAAGTTATCCAAAACAGGAGCGTTAATGTCTACTTTTCCGACAGCTGCAGGACCGACCGCTAATTTGTCCATATACATATCCGGCGCGTGAAGAAGCTTACCACGATCCGCAATGGCAATAACCGCCAAAGCATTCCAGGTTCCCAGTGCAACGATATTCGTTCCTTCCAGTGGGTCAACTGCCACATCCACCTCTGGACCGTCACCGGTTCCAAGCTTCTCACCAATGTATAGCATTGGCGCTTCGTCCATTTCTCCTTCGCCAATTACTACTCTTCCACGCATCGGGATCGTATCAAACACGTCTCTCATCGCAGTCGTCGCTGCATCGTCTGCTTCATCCTTTTTGCCACGTCCCATCCAACGGGCAGATGATAGTGCAGCTGCCTCTGTTACACGAACTAACTCCATTGATAAACTTCTTTCCATGGTATCTCCTCCAAATGTAGTACTCCTCATCTCCCATGGAATTAAGAAAATTGCCTTCGCCGCTGTTAATGGCGTTTTTTAAACATAACGGAAGCTTAATACTCCTCTCCTACAAAGAGTATTAAGCTATAATTCTGTCTTTATGAATTTTGGAATTGCTCGATTTCTGATTCAGACATTTCTTCGCGCCATATATTGGCACCTAATGATGTAAGCTTCTCAACAATATTTTCATACCCTCTATCTATATGCTCAAGGCCCGTAATCTCGGTAATACCGTCCGCCATTAAACCAGCAACAATAAGTGCAGCACCAGCGCGTAAGTCACTCGCTTTCACTTTGGCACCTTCGAGTTGAACAGGTCCACTCACAATAGCGGAACCGCCTTCCACTTTAATCTTTGCATTCATCCGTCTTAACTCATCAATATGCTTAAAACGAGCTTGATAAATGGTATCTGTTACTACACCTGTCCCTGTTGCCCTTGTTAATAGGGATGTAAATGGCTGCTGCAAATCGGTTGGAAAACCAGGGTGTACGAGTGTTTTAATATCCACACTCTTCACTTCCTTACCTGGTTGGATGAGCAATTGCTCTTCCCCTTCTTCAATGGACACACCCATTTCCCTTAGCTTAGCTAATAAGGATTCCAAGTGTTGTGGAATGACATTGTCAATTAGCACCTTTTCTCCTTGGGCAGCTGCTAAGATTGTATAAGTACCTGCTTCTATACGATCAGGAATAATCGTATGCATGCATCCTGTCAGTTGATCTACACCTTCAATTCGAATCACATCTGTACCGGCACCTTTAATTTTAGCGCCCATGCTTGTCAGCAATGTAGCAACATCAATAATTTCTGGCTCTTTTGCAGCATTTTCAATCACTGTTTTCCCTTTAGCTTTTACTGCTGCGAGCATAATGTTTATTGTAGCACCGACACTCACAACATCTAGATAAATTCGAGCTCCGCGTAATTCGTCAGCTCGTAAGTAAATTGCACCTTGTTCATTCGTCACCTTAGCACCTAACGCCTCGAACCCCTTAATATGTTGGTCGATTGGTCTTGGCCCTAGGTGACATCCTCCAGGCAATCCAATTACGGCCTTTTTAAAGCGACCAAGCATTGCGCCCATAAAATAGTAGGATGCACGTAGCTTCTTCACCTTGCCATTTGGCAATGGCATGGAGGTCATGTTGGAAGGATCAATATGGATGGTTTGTCCTCTCCAATCAATAGTACCTCCAATTTCCTCTAGTAAATGTCCTAACGTGTCTACATCTGAAATTTTAGGTAGGCCTTCAATGATAACCTTTGAATCGGCTAATATAGCAGCTGGTAGTAAAGCTACTGCACTATTCTTCGCTCCGCTAATTCGTACCTTACCATTTAAAGGCCTTCCACCTTCTACTAGTATTTTCTGCACATCTAGAACTCCTCACTTTACGAGTCCATTCATTATAAACCTACTGAGTACACTGAACGAACTCTTAGGCTAAATCCTCAAGATTTGCACTTAGTTTACACAAATTTACCAAAATCATACTTACTTTTCTTTATTCCAATCAGCGAGAAATTTTTCGATTCCTTGGTCTGTTAAAGGATGCTTGACTAGTTGTGCTAACACCTTAAATGGAACGGTTGCAATATGAGCACCGAATAACGCAGCATCTGTTACGTGAAGTGGATGTCGAATGGAAGCTGCAATTATTTCCGTTTCAATGCCATGACGGTCAAATATATCCGCAATAGTAGAAATAAGTTCTAAACCATTTTGACCAATATCATCTAATCTTCCTAAAAAAGGAGACACATATGTAGCACCAGCACGAGCAGCAAGCAAAGCTTGATTCGCATTGAAAATAAGTGTTACATTCGTTTTTATATTTAGGTCTGAAAAAGCTTTTACAGCTTTTAATCCTTCTAATGTCATCGGTACTTTCACCGTAATGTTAGGAGCAATTGCGGCCAATTCCTTTCCTTCCTCAATCATACCTTCTGCATCCTCTGAAATTACTTCGGCGCTAACAGAACCTGAAACCACTTCGGTAATTTCTCTCAAACGGTCGTGGAAGGATACTCCTTCTTTTGCAACAAGGCTTGGATTCGTCGTTACACCAGCTAAAATACCTAGTGCATTTGCTTCTTTGATTTCCTCAATGTTCGCCGTATCAATGAAAAACTTCATATCTCCCATCCCCTTTTTTATAGTTAAGGACTTAGAAAGCGTATTGTGCAAAACCATCGAAGCTACCCTTAGAGAGCTTCCATCATCCCTTCTTGCTTATACGTATGAAAAGGAAACTGCCAGAAGGCAGCTTCCTATTATCCGATTATTTTGCTTGACCAGAAGAACCGAATTCGCGCATTTTTCCAATTACTGTTTCTTTAATTGCATCACGTGCAGGTCCTAAATATTTACGTGGATCATATTGATCCGGTTGCTCTGCTAATACCTCACGAACTCTTTTCGTCTGAGAAATTTGGTTCTCTGTGTTTACATTTACTTTAGATGTACCATAAGAAATTGCTCGTTTAATATCGTGAGTTGGAATTCCTGTTCCACCGTGAAGTACTAGTGGCACACCAGTTGCAGCACCGATTTCTTCCATTTCTTTGAAGCCAAGATTTGGTTCCCCTTTATAAGGACCGTGAACAGAACCCAAAGCTGGAGCTAAACAATCAATTCCAGTACGTTCAACAAGTTCTTGACATTCTTTCGGGTCTGCATAGATCACGCCATCTGCGATAACATCATCTTCTTGACCACCTACTGTTCCAAGTTCTGCTTCAACAGAAACACCATGGAAATGAGCAAGTTCTACTACTTTAGATGTAACCGCAATATTTTCTTCAAATGGATCATGAGAAGCATCAATCATTACAGAAGTAAATCCAGCATGGATGGCTTTCGCACACGCTTCAAAGCTAGATCCGTGGTCTAAATGGATTGCTACAGGAACAGTCGTACCGTATTCTTCCATTAGA includes:
- the prfA gene encoding peptide chain release factor 1, encoding MIDQLQSLEDRYEKLNELLSDPEVINDTKKLREYSKEQSDLQEVVQAYREYKTTTSELDDAKVMLEDNLDDDMYEMVKMEIGELSEQKEELEERLKVLLLPKDPNDDKNVIMEIRGAAGGDEAALFAGDLFRMYSRYAETQGWKIDVMEANTTGVGGYKEIIFMINGQGAYSKLKYENGAHRVQRVPETESGGRIHTSTATVVVMPEAEEVEIDIHEKDIRVDTFASSGPGGQSVNTTMSAVRLTHMPTGIVVSIQDEKSQIKNKEKAMKVLRARIYDKFQQEAQAEYDETRKTAVGTGDRSERIRTYNFPQNRVTDHRIGLTIQKLDQILEGKIGEVIDALLIEEQTKKLEQIGE
- a CDS encoding thymidine kinase, translated to MYVMKQSGWVEIICGSMFSGKSEELIRRIRRATYGKLSVKVFKPAIDSRYSEESVVSHNGNAILAVPVHSSEEILEHIDETIDVIGIDEVQFFDEKIVNIVDQLADSGYRVIAAGLDSDFRGEPFGPMPKLMALSESVTKLNAICPVCGSPASRTQRLINGKPASYDDPIILVGASESYEPRCRHHHEVPNKPRQLTIQTANALK
- a CDS encoding type B 50S ribosomal protein L31 → MREGIHPEYKKVVFLDTSSDFKFLSGSTKTSEETIEWEDGNTYPLIRVEISSASHPFYTGKQKADTAGGRVDRFKKKYNLS
- the rho gene encoding transcription termination factor Rho, translated to MAELTISQLETFTLKELYAKAREFKVSYYAKLTKKELIFAILKAQAEKDGFLFMDGILEIIQSEGFGFLRPINYSPSAEDIYISASQIRRFDLRNGDKVSGKVRPPKENERYYGLLHVDLVNGENPEIAKERVHFPALTPLYPDRLMRLETDTKNISTRIIDLLSPVGYGQRGLIVAPPKAGKTMLLKQIANSISINHPEAKLIILLVDERPEEVTDIERSVHPDVDVVSSTFDEVPENHIKVSELVLERAMRLVEHKKDVIILMDSITRLARAYNLVIPPSGRTLSGGIDPAAFHRPKRFFGAARNIEEGGSLTILATALVETGSRMDDVIYEEFKGTGNMELHLDRNLAQRRIFPAIDVLRSGTRKEELLLPKDHLEMAWTLRKSMQDSQEFIERFFKKLRSTKNNEEFIQKVEEEMKRKGTARKS
- the glpX gene encoding class II fructose-bisphosphatase yields the protein MERSLSMELVRVTEAAALSSARWMGRGKKDEADDAATTAMRDVFDTIPMRGRVVIGEGEMDEAPMLYIGEKLGTGDGPEVDVAVDPLEGTNIVALGTWNALAVIAIADRGKLLHAPDMYMDKLAVGPAAVGKVDINAPVLDNLRAVAKAKNKQIEDVVAVVLNKPRHQQLIEDIRAAGARIRLIQDGDVAAAMNTAFDDTGVDILFGIGGAPEGVLAAVALKCLGGEMQGKLVPKTDEEKERCAKMGITDFEKVLHMDDFCGGDDAIFAATGVTDGELLKGVQFKGSKALTQTVVMRAKSGTVRFIDGEHSLEKKPNLVMK
- a CDS encoding UDP-N-acetylglucosamine 1-carboxyvinyltransferase produces the protein MQKILVEGGRPLNGKVRISGAKNSAVALLPAAILADSKVIIEGLPKISDVDTLGHLLEEIGGTIDWRGQTIHIDPSNMTSMPLPNGKVKKLRASYYFMGAMLGRFKKAVIGLPGGCHLGPRPIDQHIKGFEALGAKVTNEQGAIYLRADELRGARIYLDVVSVGATINIMLAAVKAKGKTVIENAAKEPEIIDVATLLTSMGAKIKGAGTDVIRIEGVDQLTGCMHTIIPDRIEAGTYTILAAAQGEKVLIDNVIPQHLESLLAKLREMGVSIEEGEEQLLIQPGKEVKSVDIKTLVHPGFPTDLQQPFTSLLTRATGTGVVTDTIYQARFKHIDELRRMNAKIKVEGGSAIVSGPVQLEGAKVKASDLRAGAALIVAGLMADGITEITGLEHIDRGYENIVEKLTSLGANIWREEMSESEIEQFQNS
- the fsa gene encoding fructose-6-phosphate aldolase, encoding MKFFIDTANIEEIKEANALGILAGVTTNPSLVAKEGVSFHDRLREITEVVSGSVSAEVISEDAEGMIEEGKELAAIAPNITVKVPMTLEGLKAVKAFSDLNIKTNVTLIFNANQALLAARAGATYVSPFLGRLDDIGQNGLELISTIADIFDRHGIETEIIAASIRHPLHVTDAALFGAHIATVPFKVLAQLVKHPLTDQGIEKFLADWNKEK
- a CDS encoding class II fructose-bisphosphate aldolase, with translation MPLVSMKEMLINAKENSYAVGQFNINNLEYVQAILQAAEEEKSPVILGVSEGAGRYMGGYKVVVAMVKSLMEEYGTTVPVAIHLDHGSSFEACAKAIHAGFTSVMIDASHDPFEENIAVTSKVVELAHFHGVSVEAELGTVGGQEDDVIADGVIYADPKECQELVERTGIDCLAPALGSVHGPYKGEPNLGFKEMEEIGAATGVPLVLHGGTGIPTHDIKRAISYGTSKVNVNTENQISQTKRVREVLAEQPDQYDPRKYLGPARDAIKETVIGKMREFGSSGQAK